In a genomic window of Ranitomeya imitator isolate aRanImi1 chromosome 5, aRanImi1.pri, whole genome shotgun sequence:
- the TEDDM1 gene encoding transmembrane epididymal protein 1, producing the protein MGTFIGHISPGLAFLSFGLLYAIRYSWMVLNGCRVQYGPRNNKNKKFWKTLPVEAIMKLIYGFMAVMAEFFFPPGVQKLRFFRSDDPEYRFQHPSEWQHATMYGYFCLSGLLDIVSQSCLQKRCPLLEHAGVTAAFSITTLLLKFHGHGKEAVEVQVHHLLLLTTAVTSMIMIVEIWQPDHRRLWFTKAWLVTVQGTWLLHAAFILYSPPTGHAWASEDPANLMFLTTFYCWHLTLDAGLMGVLFWITLIVHRRWGNRLGRDCYQLARDKAELTKLTGEEGEEEL; encoded by the coding sequence ATGGGGACTTTCATTGGACACATCTCACCTGGGCTAGCATTTTTATCTTTTGGTTTGCTATATGCTATTCGCTACTCCTGGATGGTGTTAAATGGATGCCGAGTTCAATATGGCCCTCgcaacaacaaaaataaaaaattctggaagACATTGCCCGTAGAAGCAATAATGAAGTTGATTTATGGCTTCATGGCTGTTATGGCAGAGTTTTTCTTTCCTCCGGGAGTCCAGAAATTACGCTTCTTCCGATCAGATGACCCTGAATATCGCTTTCAACACCCTAGTGAATGGCAACATGCTACCATGTATGGGTACTTCTGTCTAAGTGGGCTGTTAGATATTGTGAGTCAGTCGTGTCTCCAGAAACGTTGCCCTCTGCTTGAACACGCTGGAGTGACTGCTGCTTTTTCCATCACGACTCTGCTCCTTAAATTCCATGGCCATGGGAAAGAGGCAGTAGAAGTTCAAGTCCACCATCTCCTACTTCTGACTACTGCTGTGACTAGTATGATAATGATTGTCGAAATCTGGCAGCCAGACCACCGCCGTCTCTGGTTTACTAAAGCTTGGCTAGTGACTGTACAAGGGACGTGGTTGCTTCATGCTGCCTTTATTTTATATTCTCCACCAACAGGCCATGCTTGGGCTTCTGAAGACCCTGCAAATCTCATGTTTCTCACCACCTTTTACTGTTGGCACCTGACATTGGATGCAGGGCTAATGGGTGTGTTATTTTGGATAACACTTATTGTGCATAGGCGCTGGGGTAACAGATTAGGAAGGGATTGTTATCAGCTAGCTAGAGATAAAGCAGAATTAACAAAGCTCACtggagaggagggagaggaagaaTTGTAA